TATTTTAAGGATGAGCTTTATTTACCTTCGAAGGATCAAATCGAAAAATATATTAATATTCAAGATAAATTAGAGAGCTTTAAAGAGATTATATATAGGAAGGATATAGAAAATTATATAAAGTTAGTTTCATATTTGGGCAGTATTTCTAAGGACATTAATATCAATGAAGGACTTAAAAATTTTGCGTCAAGCATGCTGCGATGTGAATTTTTTGTATATGAAGAAAAAGATAAAATTTATTGTGACGTACTCTTAAAGTATGGCAATATAAAAATAAATATATTAAATAAGAAACACAATGTTTTAAGGGATTACAAAGAAGAAGAAAAACTTATTATGAAAATTGAAAAAAATAGTTTTATTAAGTGTGATAACAGATTTATGTTTATAGGTAAGGATGAAGAACTATTTAATATATTAAAAGGGAATGAAAACAGTATTTGTTCTTTAGGTAAGGTTACCTTAGGAAAGGAACTTAAAGATTTAAAAATATATAATTCTAAATTTATTAAAGCTGATTTATATAAAAAAGATGGATATTATGATTTCTCCTACAATATATGTGAAATAGATAGAGAAGAGTTACGCGAAGTATTTGAAGCTTATAAGGATAAAAAGAAATTTTATAAGACAAAGGGAAGAAATTTTTTAGATTTTCAAGATGAAGGAATGAAAAGCTTTCTTAATATGGTTGAAGTATTAAAAATAAATGAAGCTTCAGATTACGGCCAGCTTCATTTAGAAGAAAGTAAGGCTTTATATGTTTACGGGAATATAAAAAACAATGGATTAGCTTTAATAAAGGATTTTGATGAGCTTGAAAATAAGCTAAATAATATAAGTAGTACTAATATAGAAGTATCTGAGGATTTTAATGGTACACTTAGAGAATATCAGGTTAAAGGTTTTAGGTGGTTTAAAGCTTTAAGTGACTTGGGTTTTGGAGGGGTGTTAGCTGATGAAATGGGACTTGGAAAAACAATTCAAGCTATAGCATTTCTATTAGCAAATAAGGATAAGAGAAGCTTTATTGTTTGTCCAACATCGTTAATTTATAATTGGAAAGAAGAAATTTTAAAGTTTGCACCTAAATTAAAGGTCTTAATATTGCACGGTGCAAATAGAAAAAAAGAAATGAAAAGTATAAAGGACTATGAAGTTATTATAACAACCTATGGAACTTTAAGAATGGATATAGAATTTTATTATAACATTATTTTCGATTATTTTATTATTGATGAAGCACAAAATATAAAGAATCCAAAAGCTCAAAATACCAAGGTTATAAAAAGAATAAAAGCAAAGACAAGGTTTGCGTTAACAGGAACACCTATTGAAAACAATTTGATAGAGCTATGGTCTATATTTGATTTTATAATGCCTGGGTATTTGTATTCCAAGGAAAAATTTGAAGAGAAATTTTATTTAGATGAGGAAAACTTAAGAAGTCTTAAACTTTTAATTGAACCTTTTATTTTAAGAAGAACTAAAAAAGAAGTAGTAGAAGAGCTGCCAGATAAAATAGAAAAGAAATTTTTAATAGAAATGACACCATCCCAAAAGGCTGTATATAGTAATTATGTAAAGAACGTAAAGGCCATGATGAAAAGTAACAAAGATGGTAAGATTGAGATATTTTCATATTTAACAAGGCTTAGGCAAATATGCCTTGATCCCTCTATTATATTTGAAGAGTATAAGGGTGGAAGTGGAAAGCTTAAAGTTGTGCTTGAAATAATTAAAGAGCATGAAGGTAAGCTTCTTTTGTTTTCACAGTTCACTTCAGTATTAGAAAAAATTGAAGAACGCTTGAAAAAAGAAAAAATAAAATTCTGTCATTTAGATGGTAAAACAAAACCTAAGGATAGAATTAAAATGGTCAATGAATTTAACGATGATAAGAGCATAAAAGTATTTCTAATATCACTTAAGGCTGGTGGTACAGGTCTTAACTTAACTTCGGCGAATTTGGTTATTCACTTTGATCCATGGTGGAATCCTGCGGTAGAAAATCAAGCTACAGATAGAGCTCATAGAATTGGGCAAAAGGACGTGGTGGAGGTTATAAAATTGGTAGCCAGAGGAACTATAGAGGAAAAAATTATAGAACTTCAAGAAGATAAAAGAGAATTAATAGATAATGTTATTACAGGAGAACTTAAAAGCAGTAAACTACTTAATGGTATTTCAAAAGAAGAGCTTATTAAATTATTTGATAGATAGTGATTTGTTTTAATTTATCAAAAGCCTAAGCTTTAACTAAAAGTAATTAGGCTTTTGATTTATAAATTTATGAATCAAAAGGAGAAGTGTTTTGAAGTTTAATTATAAAAGTTGTACCTTTATCAGGTTCACTTTCAACAGATATTTGTCCATTGCATAACTCTAATATTTTTTTTACAAGTGTAAGACCTAAACCGTTGCCTTGAACAGATCGATCCTTATCGCTTTGGTAAAATTTATCAAAGATATGTTTTTGAGTGTCTATTGACATACCTATACCGGTGTCAGAAATTTTGATTTCAACCCAGTCAGATAATTGATTTAGGGTTATACAAATGGTTCCGTTTTGGGGAGTGAATTTAATAGCATTACTTATTATATTAATCCATATTTGCATTAATAAATCTTCGTTACCATAAAAAATTATAGAGTTAAGTTCAATATCAAGATTTATATTCTTTTCATTCCACTTATTTTCAAAAAATAATAAGGCATGTCGTATTTGTTCATCTAATCTATAAGTAGTTTTTTTTACGATGATTTCTTGATTTTCAAGCTTTGATATTTTTAATATATTACTTGATAGGGTAGATAGCTGCCTGGTGCTTTCTATAATCATTTTTGTATATTCATCATGTTCAATTTCAGATAAAGATTTATCTTGCAGCAGCGTTGCATATCCTTCTATAGACGATAATGGAGTTTTAAATTCATGAGACACATTAGCTATAAAATCATTTCTTAACGTTTCAATACTGCTTAATTCTTGAACCATAAGATTAAAATTATTAGTCATTAAGGTTATTTCTTTAATAAAATGATTGTTAGGAATTCTCACATTAAAATTACCCTTTGAAACTTCATTTAAGGCAGTACTTAATTTAATTATTGGAGTTAGAATTTTTCGACCAACGAATAATAATACTATTGTACTTATAAGCATACTAATAAGCAGTAGTGTAAAAAGTGGATATAAGGGGTTGGAGTTGAATAGGGTTGTATGGCCGAATGTATTTAATGCATATATAATAAATACAACGCCTAAGAAAGAGAAAAACATGGTTGTAAATATAATAAAAGCAAAGTAAAACCAAAGCTTATAGGAATGTTTATGCTTCAACATTTTTTACCACCTTATAACCAAGACCTCTTACTGTGACAATTTCGAAATCCGTACAATCCTTTAAGCGTTCACGAAGCCTATTAATATGAACATCTACTGTTCTTTCATCAGAATCTGAATACATTCCCCAGATTTCATCCATAAGTTGTTGACGAGTGAATATTTTATTAGGATATGAAATGAGTTTATATATGAGGTTAAATTCCTTTTGCGGAATAAGCATATCCTTTTCGTCAAAAGAAATAGTCAAAGCATCGTAGTTTAAAGTGGTTTTTCCACAAGTTATTTTTCTTTCATGGGCTATTTTTGCACGTCTTAACAGAGCGCCTACACGCAAAATCATTTCATGCACATCTATGGGTTTTACCATATAATCATCAATTCCAATGAGAAAAGCCTTACGTTTATCAACAAATTGTTCTTTTGCAGTTATTATAAGTATAGGAAGGTTATAATTTGAATCCCTTAAGTTTTTGGTGAGTTCAT
The Clostridium felsineum DSM 794 DNA segment above includes these coding regions:
- a CDS encoding DEAD/DEAH box helicase, translated to MKLNELRTMLLETASKARKEEGKDAFEKGLVTYFKGKRIEDIYHIYSRVKDKVRPLEFNTHIKVNLVTKHVEVECTCDEFKEFKSKGYTLKCGHITATMYKFISLLPRSTSEKNIKKDTALESERLLKLIRKKGNEAEYYELYKGFKEKKLILQPNELRGFLDKVKSKKLKFKFDYIEFVVPILHKDLPLTFNLKERNNSISLTTHKRLPISLNSNNDVYYFKDELYLPSKDQIEKYINIQDKLESFKEIIYRKDIENYIKLVSYLGSISKDININEGLKNFASSMLRCEFFVYEEKDKIYCDVLLKYGNIKINILNKKHNVLRDYKEEEKLIMKIEKNSFIKCDNRFMFIGKDEELFNILKGNENSICSLGKVTLGKELKDLKIYNSKFIKADLYKKDGYYDFSYNICEIDREELREVFEAYKDKKKFYKTKGRNFLDFQDEGMKSFLNMVEVLKINEASDYGQLHLEESKALYVYGNIKNNGLALIKDFDELENKLNNISSTNIEVSEDFNGTLREYQVKGFRWFKALSDLGFGGVLADEMGLGKTIQAIAFLLANKDKRSFIVCPTSLIYNWKEEILKFAPKLKVLILHGANRKKEMKSIKDYEVIITTYGTLRMDIEFYYNIIFDYFIIDEAQNIKNPKAQNTKVIKRIKAKTRFALTGTPIENNLIELWSIFDFIMPGYLYSKEKFEEKFYLDEENLRSLKLLIEPFILRRTKKEVVEELPDKIEKKFLIEMTPSQKAVYSNYVKNVKAMMKSNKDGKIEIFSYLTRLRQICLDPSIIFEEYKGGSGKLKVVLEIIKEHEGKLLLFSQFTSVLEKIEERLKKEKIKFCHLDGKTKPKDRIKMVNEFNDDKSIKVFLISLKAGGTGLNLTSANLVIHFDPWWNPAVENQATDRAHRIGQKDVVEVIKLVARGTIEEKIIELQEDKRELIDNVITGELKSSKLLNGISKEELIKLFDR
- a CDS encoding HAMP domain-containing sensor histidine kinase; this translates as MLISTIVLLFVGRKILTPIIKLSTALNEVSKGNFNVRIPNNHFIKEITLMTNNFNLMVQELSSIETLRNDFIANVSHEFKTPLSSIEGYATLLQDKSLSEIEHDEYTKMIIESTRQLSTLSSNILKISKLENQEIIVKKTTYRLDEQIRHALLFFENKWNEKNINLDIELNSIIFYGNEDLLMQIWINIISNAIKFTPQNGTICITLNQLSDWVEIKISDTGIGMSIDTQKHIFDKFYQSDKDRSVQGNGLGLTLVKKILELCNGQISVESEPDKGTTFIIKLQNTSPFDS
- a CDS encoding response regulator transcription factor; this encodes MFNILVVEDDDKLRKLFCTVLERNGYHAVSANNGVTALEILDKEYIDLIISDIMMPNMDGYELTKNLRDSNYNLPILIITAKEQFVDKRKAFLIGIDDYMVKPIDVHEMILRVGALLRRAKIAHERKITCGKTTLNYDALTISFDEKDMLIPQKEFNLIYKLISYPNKIFTRQQLMDEIWGMYSDSDERTVDVHINRLRERLKDCTDFEIVTVRGLGYKVVKNVEA